The Microcystis panniformis FACHB-1757 region GTTCTAAATCTCTCGGTTATGCACAATTTATTACTCTGAACCGTTTCTTAAATCTACGAGCTAAAAATGTATTTTTTACTTGGTGGAATCTTCCCTATACTCCTAAATTTCCCATCTCTTGGTTAGAAGCTTATAACCTGAAAAATACCGATGGTTTAATTGCCGGTAATCAGGACGGAGTAGATGTTTTAAAAGAACGGGGTTACAGGGGTAAATACACCGTTTTACCGCAATTAGGCGTGGATGAAGTTCTTTTTTCCCAAGGCAAGCAACCCGATTTAGCCCGATCTTTAGGCATTGAAAGCGATGAATTTGTGATTGGGTTTATCGGTCGTTTTGTGGAAGAAAAAGGCATTTTAACCTTGATTAAAGCTGTAAATAAATTAACAGGTAAGTGGAAGTTATTACTGTTAGGTCGGGGCATCCTGAAAGATAAAATAGTCAGGGAAGCTACAGCCGCAGGAATAAGCGATCGCTTGATGATAGTGGAAAGTGTTCCCCACGATCAAGTAGTTAATTATATTAACCTGATGAACACTTTAGTTTTGCCTTCAGAAATCACCTATCGGGTCAAAACTTTAACGGCCGTCGGTTGGAAAGAACAATTCGGTCATGTTTTAATTGAAGCTATGGCCTGTCAGGTTCCTGTTATTGGTTCCGATTCAGGAGAAATTCCCTTTGTTATTGCTGATACGGGGTTAATTTTTCCCGAAAAAGATGGGGAAGCACTGGCTAAATCTATACAAATTCTCTTAGATAATCCCAGCTTCGCTCAAGAATTAGGCCAGAGAGGTTATCAGAGAGTAATGACCAATTATACTAATAAAGCCCTCGCTCAAAAACAATTGGATTTCTATCAACAATTACTCCCTCGGTGATCGGGTGTGGGGTGTGGGGTGTGGGGAGAAAAAAGCTGATAACTGATAACTGATAACTGATAACTGGTTATGAACCATTCTTGGCATCCCCTAGTCTAAAGGGACAAGTAGCTAGGGGTGAGGGGAATGATCGAGGTGATAACCGAGAAGCAAACAAGTGTGAGCGATCGAGAGTTAATTTTAAAATGTCAAAGGGGTGATAGGGGTGCTTTTCGTCACCTTTACCGTCTCTATCAACCAAAAATCCGCTCTACTCTCTATCAACTCTGTGGACAGGAATTCCTAGAGGATTTTGTCCAAGAGGTATTTTTAAGAGTGTGGCACGGGTTGCCGAAATTGCGTTCACCTGAATACTTTTCCACTTGGGTTTATCGGATCACCTGGAATGTGGCGATCGATGGTCGGCGACAATTAGCCAAAAGACAAATGAGGATGGCCAAAAGCACTGATCAGGAAAACTCCCTTGATAGCGAATCCCGTCCCCAAGATAGTCCCGATTTGATGCAACTGCATTATGAGGAAGTGGTCCGACAAGGGTTAGAAATTCTCAGTTTAGAACATCGCGCTGTCCTTGTCCTTCACGATCTAGAGGACTTACCCCAAAAGGAAATCGCTCAAATCTTAGAAATTCCCCTCGGTACGGTGAAATCACGTCTTCATTATGCGCGTAAAACCATGGGTCAATTTTTGCAAAAACAAGGAGTTCTCTAATGTCCCCAGAAGATGACAAAGTGGTTAATTTTCTGCGTCGATATCGTCCATCGCTGCCACCTCGACCGATAGATGAAGAAGAACAATTAATGCAAATGATTAGGGGAGAAAGACCGGTAACTTGCCCAAAATTGCTGCCTTTATTGGGGTTGATCACTGGTATTACTGCCTTATCGGCACTGATTTTTGCTTCCTATCGTTGGTCTGATCCTCATCCACAACTGAGCCAAATTTCCGACGAGCAGTTAGAAGCTTTTTTAGTGGAGAGTTGGAACCATAGCATCGCTCCACCGATTGCTGCTCCTAGCGTTTATAGTTCGCCTTGGATGAGCTTAAACGAGCCTCAACTCACCTATTCTACCTATAATCCTTAATTTCTTTGTGGAGATCAATTATGTCCCTTTCTACTGTCTCGATTCTTGGCACGACCATGGCTTTAACTCTGGCCGCTAACCTGGCCCCAAGTGCCACTGTACTATCCTATCCCCACGATGGTCTATTTATTGCTCAAACTAGCTCTCCCCAGCGTCCTGAGAGTCGTCGAGTGAATAATTCTCGAGAAAGACTAATCGAACAATTAAACCTTACCGATGACCAAAAGTCGAAAATTGCCGCTATTGGTCAGAAATACCGGGGACAAATGCAAAAATTGCGAGAAACCATGAGAAGCAACCAACAAGAATTAAATAGTTTATTATCGAATAATGCCTCTGATCGAGAGGTCCGTTCTAAACATCAGCAAATATCTCGGAATCGCCAAGAAATGAGTAACCTGCAATTTGAAAGTTTTTTGGAAATTCGCCAAGTGTTAACTCCCGCTCAAAGAACGGAATTTTCCCAGTTAATGCAGCAACGTCGCTCTAATTCCCGCAATCGCGGACGACAATAATTCCCATCAGTGCGGATTAAGATCGAGTTTGATGCCGATACATTAGAAAAACGGAAAGGATGGGTTACTTGCCCATCCTCAACTTATCATTGACTAATAAATTATCGTTTCCAAGTGACCTTTGGTAGGATATGATTCATATCTACCCGATTTTTATACTTGGTGGCGAAGTTCAAGAGGGAATCGAGGAGAGAATCGGAGAGATAGTGAGGTTGTAGGCCTAGATCGAGTAATTTTGTGTTTTTAGCGTTAAAATAATGTTCCTCTAACTCGATGCGCGGGTTGTCAAGATTGTTAATCTCCACATTTAACCCTAACGCAGAACCAGCTTTTTTCACCATCAGTGCCAAGTCACCGACGCTAAACAGTTCGGTAAATTGGTTAAAAACGCGAAATTCCCCCGATTGAGCAGGATTAGCGATCGCTAATTCCAAACAACGCACGGTATCGCGGATATCTAAAAATCCTCGCGTTTGACCACCTTTACCGTACACTGTCAGGGGATGACCGATCGCCGCTTGAATACAAAAACGGTTTAAAGCAGTGCCAAAAACCCCATCGTAATCGAGACGGTTAATTAACATCTCATCCATTCCTGTCTCTTCGGTGAGGACTCCATAAACCACCCCTTGATTGAGATCTGTAGCTTTTAAACCCCACATCCGACAGGCAAAATGGATATTATGGCTATCGTGGACTTTGCTGAGATGGTACATACTACCGGGCTGTTTGGGATAGGGTAAAGTATCCTTACGACCGTTATGTTCGATCGTGATGTAGCCTTCTTCAATATCTATATTAGGTGTGCCATACTCACCCATGGTTCCCAGTTTTACTAGGTGCGCTTCGGGAAATTCCTCTTTCATCGCGTAGAGGATGTTTAAATTGCCAACCACGTTGTTAACTTGGGTTAAAACCGCGTGTTCGCGATCAATCATGGAGAAGGGTGCAGATCTCTGTTCTCCAAAGTGAACAATGGTGTCTGGTTGAAACTGTCGCAGGGATTGAATCAAAAAGTCGTAGTCATTAATATCCCCGACAAAAAGATCGATCGATTTTCCCGTTAGATCTTGCCAGCGTTGAATCCGATCAGATATGGGTGCGATCGGTGTTAAGGTATCGCAGCCTAATTGTAAGTCCCAATAGCGACGAACTAAACTATCAAGTATGCCTACTTCGTAACCTCTATTTGATAGATGGAGTGCCGTTGCCCAACCACAATAGCCGTCTCCGCCAATAACCAAAACTCTCATACAATATCTGTAAAGTTTATATACTCGTCTTTGGTAACTCTAGCAGTTTTGTGTCACGCTTTACCAGCTTAATCCCCTGAACATAGCGGGGGTGTAGGGTGTGGGGTGTGGTGCGATTCGTTGGCTAGAAACTAGACAGTAAGACGTTTAGAGGATTAGCCGCTTGGTAAATGTAGTACCTTGATAACTTGATAACCCTACAGGTGCGGGTTAGTAATAACCTTAGTCCTGTCCTCTAGATGCCTAGAGTGACGGCATTTCCTGCTGCTTTAGACTTGGTACATCTGAGGTAGTGAGCGAGGAAAAAAAGCGGTATCTGATAGCCTAAATCAGAAACCCGTTGAGCCAGAACCTATGGATAGCCCTGGGGCGAAGATACGAATTAACCATCGTCAACACCCACGAGCCAAAAGGCTGACAGGCTCGAAACAAAAGTTAACAGAGTTGGGGCTGATAGCTTATACCACTATCAGTAAGGCATTCCCGTTACTCTGTTGTGGACAGTATCATCAAATACGGTTCAACCAATGGTTATAGGGAACGAAGTAACCCTGATTGACTCTGCCCGTTCGGGGCAGTAGGAAACCATCCGCAAGTCAATAGAGGGAGAGGATGTCCTTAAAAGCCAAGGCTTTGAGTAATATCAAAGATATGCTGACAAAGGACGGGTAACTAGGAAGTCTAAGCAACAATCAACGGTCATATACGCCCTAAAACCAACAATCTTGTCTGGTGGGGATACAGCCAAGAGAGTTGAATAGACAAGGAAATAATAATTCCCATTATTATTCTACTAATGACAGTAGCCTAGTTACTCAGGAGCCGGATACGGCGAAAGTCGTAAGTCCGGTTTTGAAGCAGGGGGTGGGAAGGCGACTTCCTGCTCTACTGTAACGGGTGTGGGGTGATGGGGAGAATCAATAAAGGTAGTCTATTGACAACTGCTCACTGATTACCACTGTCCACTGAAAACTCAAATCTGCTCACTGATGACTGATAACTGATAACTGATAACTGCTCACTGATAACTGATAACTGATAACTGATAACTGATAACTGATGAGGGTGTTCTAGAAAACTTGACAAGGGAACGGATTACAGGGAAACTCAGCTTGTAATCAGTGGGCTTTGCTGACGAGAAAACAAAAGCCAAAAATCTAGATAAAAGGCAGTTTTTTCGGTAACTCAGGGCCTATCTGCTTTTTACTTTTTACTTTTTACTTTTTACTTTTTACTTTTCACTTTATTACTTGATCTTATGCGTTGGCAAGCTCGGCAAAAATCTTCCTTTTCTTTCCTTCCCCTATACGGATTTTTGGCATTTATCGTCACTTGTCTGATTATTTGGGCAATTTCTCTCTATCCTCGTTCTAATGCTCTGGTGGGGGGTGATTCTCTCCCCGCACCTTTTAGGGAGTTTCAACTGGAATGCGCGGATTATGTCCGAGAAAATAGTTCTTTTAAGGATATATCGAGAGTTTTTGATTGTAAAACCTATAAAAACCTATCCGATCGCGTGATTGTTCCCCTATCTCTCCAAAAAAACGATATTAGTCTCGATAATTGGCCAAATAACTCGGCAACAGCGATCGAATTAGCCCCCTGGCCGGAAATTCATCCCCGCGCTCAAGAGACAAAAGTACCGATTTTAATGTATCACGACATTTTACCGGAAAAAGAGGTATTCTTTGACGTTACCCCCGCCGAATTAGAGGCACATTTTCAGTTTTTGCAGGAAATCGGGGCAACTCCTATCAGTATCGATTGGTTAATTTCCCATCTGCGGACAGGGATCCCCCTTCCCGATAAACCGGTTTTATTGACTTTTGATGATGGTTATGGGGGACATTACCAGTATGTCTATCCTTTATTGAGAAAATATAACTATCCTGCTGTTTTCTCGATTTATATCAATAAAATGACTCAAAAAACTGGCAGAACCAGTGTCACTTGGCAACAACTCCAGGAAATGGCCGCCGATCCTCTAGTACAGATTGTCTCCCATAGTGTTAGTCATCCCCGGGATTTAAGATTATTGTCCGATGCAGATTTGGAGCAAGAAGTCAAGCAATCGAAACAAATCTTAGAAAAAGAATTGGGCATTCCGATTAATTATTTCACCTATCCGGAAGGGAAGGCGGACGATCGAGTGAAGGAATTCGTCAAAAAAGCGGGTTATCGGGCGGCTTTATCGATGAATGACCTCGATGAGCATTTTGCGGGACAATCCCCCGATTTACTCACGATTGGACGCTTTGGGCAATCACGCACGCGAGAAGTTGTACCGCAAGCTTGGGGGGGTGATCCCTTACCCCGTAGGGATGGCGGTTTTAACTTTGCCACCACCATCCAAAAACGGGAAGTGGAATTTCCAACCAATACACTTGTATTGATTAGTGGCGGGATTCCCAAAACCATCCACGCTGATAGTCGTTATCAAGTGGAGGAAATTATCGCCAGTACAGAAGCGATCGCAGCCGTGGATGGCGGTTTTTTCTCTCTCAAGGAATTGGACTCAAATCAGATGATCGGTCCGGTTTTAAGCCAAAATGGCGGCTTTATCCCGGGATATGAGGGAGAAATCGACAAGTTAGAGGGTCGTCCTTTAGTAATCATTACCGATCAATGGGTGCGTTATCTTCCCTTTGATCGGGCCCGTCATAATACCCTAGAAGGAATCGCAGCGGAGGCTGGAGATGATCTCAAGGTTACGGATGCTTTTGTCGCGGCCGCTTGGTTAGTCAAAGATGGACAACCACAACCGCGGGAATCCTTTGGTACACTTTACGGTTTTGATGCCCTGCGTCACCGGGCTTTTTGGGGGATTAATCAGGCAGGACAGCCAGTTATCGGGGTTTCCAGAGAGCCGATCGATTCGATGGCTTTGGGAGAATTATTAGTACAGGCAGGTTTTCGGGACGCAGTGATGTTAGACTCAGGAGCAAGCACCTCCCTCGCTTATCAAGGTCAATCGCAAGTGCATTATACTCCCCGTCCCGTTCCCCACGTTGTCGCTTTATTTCCCCCCACAGAAACCTATATTGTTCCCATTAGTCATGTGGGGATTCCCTGCGTAATTTTCACCGATTCCTGTGCTGCGGGGAGTTAGGTTAGCACTAAGCTAAGACGCATTTTAACCGCCTATCCTTAGATTAGCTGAATCTCCCCCACCCCCCCTTGCCCCCCGACGTCGGGGCGGCAAGGGTAGGGTGTTGAATATACGGGAAAATCAAGGAAAATAAATCATGCACTTTTTCTGTCAAAATTTGTCAGGAGGAAAAAACAACTTTTCTTTTAGAAAGAGTGGATTGTCCAAAAACTTGCTCTTGCCAAATATTAACATCCTTCGACCTGATAGTTTCCAACGCCTCTTTAATCAAATTGACAGTGAAATCGGTAGTTACTAGCACTATTGTTAAAACCATAACCCCCAGTTCGTTTATAGGACATCTTTGCGAAAAAAGCTTATACTTACCAAAGATATATTCAATGACATCGGAAGTTCCCAGAAATATCTCACCTTCTGGGATAGTAGAAGTTTGTTCTAATAAATAACGCTGTATTTTCTGGTAAATAGGGATAATACTTTCGGGAAGGTAAGACTGGGGAAAAAGCTTATCCCATTGAGATAAAGATGTTTGAGTTAACCCCTCATGTTTGATTTGAGCTTCAAGACTTCCGGTCATAGCCAAGATGGTAGCCCAGACAGGGAGAGAATCTTGATTGATAGTCTAGGAGCCAGTCCAAAGACCCTATCTAAGTTAAAATAACGAGATTTTGTCCGTTGACAAGGCGGCATTAAAAACAATAATTCGGTTTGTTGTATCTCTTGACGACACTGATGACATTTTTTGACAAATGACTGATATTGTTCATCTTTTTCCAGTTCTGACTTTAAAATCAATGCCATCTGATGAGTTACCTCATAAGTGTGAGCAACTTCTGGATTTTTCTCCTAATATAATTGGATTCCTCTGTATAAATCCCTGCCGTGGTCGGACACTATTTGTCGAGGAGTTCCCATCTTATTTGTTACTTGTTCTAACACTGCCGCTATCAATTCTCCCTTTGTTGATGTCATAATCTCTAGTTATAGTTATTACGCTAGGGAGTAGAACGATGATCAAGGCGATATCTTTCTCTGGGTCGGAGATTATCTATCCCGATAGTGATGGTAAACCGATGGCCGATAATACCAAACAGTTTCGCTGGATTGTGACGATCAAGGAAAATCTCGAATGTTTATTCGCAGACAATGACAATGTGTTTATCGCCGGCGATCTGTTGTGGTATCCGGTCGAGGGGGATAATAAAACCTGTCAAGCGCCGGATGCTATGGTAGTGTTTGGCAGACCCAAGGGCGATCGAGGTTCCTATAAGCAATGGTTAGAAAACCAGATTGCGCCGCAGGTGGTCTTTGAAATTCTCTCTCCGGGCAACACTAAAGCGGAAATGCGCCGAAAATGGCAATTTTATCAGCGTTTTGGCGTAGAAGAATATTATCTCTATGATCCCGATGCTAATTATCTACAGGGTTGGTGGCGAAGGGGTGATCAATTGGAGATGATTGCCGCGATCGATAATTGGCAGAGTCCGCTTCTACAGATTCGTTTTCAACTGGAGAGTCCCCAGTTAGCTATTTTTTATCCCGATGGCTCGCGGTTTTTGACCACCCTAGAAATCAAGCAAAAAGCGGAATTAGCCGAACAGCAAGCCCAACAGGAACGTCAACGGGCCGAATTAGCTGAGGCAAAATTAGCCCGCTTAGAGGCGCAATTACGGGCCCTGGGGATTAATCTAGAGGAAAGCTAACGAGAGGCGGGAAGGACGGGATTTAACCACTGGAGAATCTCATCTTTGAGACGGGAATTATCCCGGGCAAGTCCCTGTTTTAACCATTGGCCGATCGCATCGAGGGGAGTAAATACTTCTCCGGTTTGCCAACTGACATCTTGACTCAAGGGAGTGAGATGATTGCCCGGGAGAGTTCGCAGGGCAATTAAATCATTAAAACGTTTTTTTAGCAGGGGATTTAATACCAGAGATTGATCGATCGTGTCGTCTTGAAAACGGATTAAAAGATTGCGACGAATGGCATAATCTTGGAAAATTAACTCGTTTGTTTCTTCGGGGGAAGGGGTAAATTCGAGGTTAAAAGTGGTGTCAATTTGCAAAGGTTCAATAAAGGGAATAGCTCGACGAATGGGATAATTATTAAAGGAAATGAGGATATTTCCCGCCCGTTCCACTTCGTAGAGACTACCGATTAATAAATGTAGTTTACACCCCATACTGTGACCCAATCCGTAGATGGGGAGATAACCTTGGGGCAGACTATGATTCCAGCGCAGACGTTCAATAATATTATCAAAACGGTTTAAAACTGTGCGGGCGATCGATTTGTGATCGAGGGTATTAACAAAGGGAGTCGCGACAATAGCGTATCCTGAATTCCCAAGACTTTCTAATAACCAACGATAGGTAATATTCGGGGCCGCTGCCACAAATGCCCCCCTAAAAAGTGAATGATACCCCGGGGACGACGGGGGAGAAAAACCCAATTACCCGCTATTTCTTGCCAATTCATAATTAGTTATCAGTTAATTAATAACTTAGTCACTCACCAAATAAAGACTACCTCATATTATACTAAATCCTGTTTAAAACGGATAGGAGATTAGCCCGAGATTTGCCCGCCGGATAAGGATAACTGCTTGCCCAAGTTATAAAAAATCGGGATGAATAGTTCTAGGGCAGTTTTTTCTTAATAAAAGCCACTAATTGAGACATTTGTTTCTTCATAGTTTCCATTTCTGTTTGCATTTGGGCAATTTGGGACTGGAGAGTCTGAATATCGGTGCCATAATCCCCGGTGAGTTCCTCTAGTTTCGGGCTAAAAACTGTTGGTTTCGGAGAATATTGTTTGGCCTTAGCCATCGCTTCTTTAATCGCTTGTACCAATTGTTTTTGGTCGAAAGGCTTCTCAATAAAGGCAAAATGCGGGAAAGGTTCGGGGATTTTCTCTACTACCTCCTCTTTCCGTCCCGACATTAACACTAGGGGGATACTTTTGAGATTATCTTCGGTTTGGATTTGCTGAAACACCTCCCAACCGCTCATTTTCGGGAGAAGGAAGTCCAAAATAATCAAATTCGGGTTTTCGGTACGGATGAGATGATAGCCCTCTAATCCGTCTTTAGCTTCGAGTAATTCAAAGTTACCCTCTGGTAACATATCGCGAACGTGCATCCTGATCACTTTACTGTCATCGATAACGAGAATTTTATGATTTGACACGATAGACACCTTAGACAAGAAATAGATAAGCTCGATGATTCGAGGGGTATTGGGGGAAACTTTCGGGATACGGATTGAGAATTCCCAAAAAACCCCTAGAAACTAACATACATCATAAAGAAAAAACCTCGGTTAATGTCCGAGGCTGCTGTTGTAGGAGAACTCAATGCAAAACAAAAGGAAGATACCAAAACCAAAAAGGTTTTGAACGGTAAATCACCTTTGTTGTCCCATTGTAACCCCTGTTTAAGCTTATCGGGAGGAAGTAGCACTTTTTAGGGCTAAATAACCTAAACCGAGACATAAAAGCGCATTTACGCCCAAAAATGCCTGAGCGATCGTACCAGAACCTAACCAGATCAGAGTAGGATGGATAACAGCACTGATACCTAAAGTCACCGCCATAGCTAAAGATACCCCCACTGCTAACCATTTTGCACGGGGATGACCCAAAAGCAGAGCAATCAGGACAAAGGGCAGGATAACACTGGCAAAAAGCGGATTAAGGGCAGAACTTCCCTGAATAACACCTCCTAGGTCGGAAAGAGAACTCCCCATCACTCGGAAAGGCCATTGAGGTAAATCGAAGATATAAAGACCTCTGAGGAAAAATAAGCCAGAACTGCCAAAAATTAGACCAGCATTCAAAAATCCGTTCCAGGAGAAGGGAAAATAACTTCTTAGCCACCAAGCAAGAAGATAAGAACCCAAAACCATGGCCATTTTGGGCAAAACCGCCACCGCGCCGCCATCAATCCAGAAACGGGGATTGAGATAACCGTTATCGCGCAACCAACGCCAA contains the following coding sequences:
- the hpsO gene encoding hormogonium polysaccharide biosynthesis glycosyltransferase HpsO, which codes for MRILVASHTYIVDLNCEKLRSLTRLNPNIEVTIVVPQRWQPGGVQNKIIESQPKIADNFRVIPISNFSQNNQSLLTFGTDIIPLLQKFRPDIIQVEQGSKSLGYAQFITLNRFLNLRAKNVFFTWWNLPYTPKFPISWLEAYNLKNTDGLIAGNQDGVDVLKERGYRGKYTVLPQLGVDEVLFSQGKQPDLARSLGIESDEFVIGFIGRFVEEKGILTLIKAVNKLTGKWKLLLLGRGILKDKIVREATAAGISDRLMIVESVPHDQVVNYINLMNTLVLPSEITYRVKTLTAVGWKEQFGHVLIEAMACQVPVIGSDSGEIPFVIADTGLIFPEKDGEALAKSIQILLDNPSFAQELGQRGYQRVMTNYTNKALAQKQLDFYQQLLPR
- a CDS encoding sigma-70 family RNA polymerase sigma factor; the encoded protein is MIEVITEKQTSVSDRELILKCQRGDRGAFRHLYRLYQPKIRSTLYQLCGQEFLEDFVQEVFLRVWHGLPKLRSPEYFSTWVYRITWNVAIDGRRQLAKRQMRMAKSTDQENSLDSESRPQDSPDLMQLHYEEVVRQGLEILSLEHRAVLVLHDLEDLPQKEIAQILEIPLGTVKSRLHYARKTMGQFLQKQGVL
- a CDS encoding Spy/CpxP family protein refolding chaperone; the encoded protein is MSLSTVSILGTTMALTLAANLAPSATVLSYPHDGLFIAQTSSPQRPESRRVNNSRERLIEQLNLTDDQKSKIAAIGQKYRGQMQKLRETMRSNQQELNSLLSNNASDREVRSKHQQISRNRQEMSNLQFESFLEIRQVLTPAQRTEFSQLMQQRRSNSRNRGRQ
- a CDS encoding NAD-dependent epimerase/dehydratase family protein, with amino-acid sequence MRVLVIGGDGYCGWATALHLSNRGYEVGILDSLVRRYWDLQLGCDTLTPIAPISDRIQRWQDLTGKSIDLFVGDINDYDFLIQSLRQFQPDTIVHFGEQRSAPFSMIDREHAVLTQVNNVVGNLNILYAMKEEFPEAHLVKLGTMGEYGTPNIDIEEGYITIEHNGRKDTLPYPKQPGSMYHLSKVHDSHNIHFACRMWGLKATDLNQGVVYGVLTEETGMDEMLINRLDYDGVFGTALNRFCIQAAIGHPLTVYGKGGQTRGFLDIRDTVRCLELAIANPAQSGEFRVFNQFTELFSVGDLALMVKKAGSALGLNVEINNLDNPRIELEEHYFNAKNTKLLDLGLQPHYLSDSLLDSLLNFATKYKNRVDMNHILPKVTWKR
- a CDS encoding polysaccharide deacetylase family protein, producing the protein MRWQARQKSSFSFLPLYGFLAFIVTCLIIWAISLYPRSNALVGGDSLPAPFREFQLECADYVRENSSFKDISRVFDCKTYKNLSDRVIVPLSLQKNDISLDNWPNNSATAIELAPWPEIHPRAQETKVPILMYHDILPEKEVFFDVTPAELEAHFQFLQEIGATPISIDWLISHLRTGIPLPDKPVLLTFDDGYGGHYQYVYPLLRKYNYPAVFSIYINKMTQKTGRTSVTWQQLQEMAADPLVQIVSHSVSHPRDLRLLSDADLEQEVKQSKQILEKELGIPINYFTYPEGKADDRVKEFVKKAGYRAALSMNDLDEHFAGQSPDLLTIGRFGQSRTREVVPQAWGGDPLPRRDGGFNFATTIQKREVEFPTNTLVLISGGIPKTIHADSRYQVEEIIASTEAIAAVDGGFFSLKELDSNQMIGPVLSQNGGFIPGYEGEIDKLEGRPLVIITDQWVRYLPFDRARHNTLEGIAAEAGDDLKVTDAFVAAAWLVKDGQPQPRESFGTLYGFDALRHRAFWGINQAGQPVIGVSREPIDSMALGELLVQAGFRDAVMLDSGASTSLAYQGQSQVHYTPRPVPHVVALFPPTETYIVPISHVGIPCVIFTDSCAAGS
- a CDS encoding Uma2 family endonuclease, translating into MIKAISFSGSEIIYPDSDGKPMADNTKQFRWIVTIKENLECLFADNDNVFIAGDLLWYPVEGDNKTCQAPDAMVVFGRPKGDRGSYKQWLENQIAPQVVFEILSPGNTKAEMRRKWQFYQRFGVEEYYLYDPDANYLQGWWRRGDQLEMIAAIDNWQSPLLQIRFQLESPQLAIFYPDGSRFLTTLEIKQKAELAEQQAQQERQRAELAEAKLARLEAQLRALGINLEES
- a CDS encoding response regulator, with the protein product MSNHKILVIDDSKVIRMHVRDMLPEGNFELLEAKDGLEGYHLIRTENPNLIILDFLLPKMSGWEVFQQIQTEDNLKSIPLVLMSGRKEEVVEKIPEPFPHFAFIEKPFDQKQLVQAIKEAMAKAKQYSPKPTVFSPKLEELTGDYGTDIQTLQSQIAQMQTEMETMKKQMSQLVAFIKKKLP